The Heterodontus francisci isolate sHetFra1 chromosome 13, sHetFra1.hap1, whole genome shotgun sequence genome includes a region encoding these proteins:
- the slc30a1a gene encoding zinc transporter 1a isoform X2 yields MDCEPNRARLMCMLWLTFGFFVVEVVVSRLTSSLAMLSDSFHMLSDVIALVVALIAVRFAAKTQSTAKNTFGWIRAEVMGALVNAVFLTALCFTIVLEAIERFSEPREIQNAVVVIGVGAAGLLVNLLGLCMFHGSGGGGTAHGHSHSHSHVPGSESGHWLRRKRRNEAEKLSGNGTSVHDQEEINILVSGSALNGVNPDKHDVFDLLRENSMEGLQLNGISVLDDHRDEFSDVDESASQLNMRGVFLHVLGDALGSVIVVVNALIFYFVWNPCPENGPCINLCLHDHCVDREHLNGTQSNMSENGENIPEAGPCWVLFLDPTLCCIMVCILLYTTYPLLKESALILLQTVPKQIDMQLINEKLRNLEGVLAVHELHVWQLAGSRIIATAHIKCRDPTAYMDVAKRIKDFFHDEGIHATTIQPEFASVNSESRISLCELPCKTQCALKQCCGNGEKSSSDSKLETPSTHSLEVIKESPEYPNVRTERNETGNNAVKNKDTQYESAV; encoded by the exons ATGGACTGCGAGCCGAACCGGGCGCGCCTGATGTGCATGTTGTGGCTGACATTCGGCTTCTTCGTGGTGGAGGTCGTGGTGAGCCGGCTGACCAGCTCGTTGGCTATGCTTTCCGACTCCTTCCACATGCTGTCGGATGTCATCGCCCTGGTGGTGGCCCTCATCGCCGTGCGCTTCGCCGCCAAGACTCAGTCAACGGCCAAAAACACGTTCGGGTGGATCCGCGCCGAGGTGATGGGCGCGCTGGTCAACGCCGTCTTCCTCACCGCGCTCTGCTTCACCATCGTTCTGGAGGCCATCGAGCGCTTCAGCGAGCCCAGGGAGATCCAGAACGCGGTGGTGGTGATCGGGGTCGGAGCCGCCGGGCTCCTGGTCAACCTCCTGGGGCTTTGCATGTTCCACGGTAGCGGCGGTGGAGGAACAGCCCATGGCCATTCGCACTCTCACTCGCACGTCCCCGGCTCGGAGAGCGGTCACTGGCTCCGCAGGAAGAGGAGGAACGAGGCGGAGAAACTGTCTGGTAATGGGACAAGCGTGCACGACCAGGAGGAGATCAATATCCTGGTCAGCGGCAGCGCCCTTAACGGCGTCAACCCGGACAAGCACGACGTGTTCG ATCTACTGAGGGAGAATAGTATGGAGGGCCTGCAACTGAATGGAATTTCAGTTCTTGACGACCATCGTGATGAATTTAGTGACGTAGACGAGTCTGCATCACAACTGAACATGCGTGGTGTCTTTCTCCATGTGTTAGGAGATGCCCTGGGCTCTGTCATAGTGGTAGTAAATGCGCTGATATTTTACTTTGTTTGGAACCCATGTCCTGAAAATGGCCCATGCATCAATCTATGTCTACATGATCATTGTGTTGATCGAGAACATCTAAATGGCACACAGTCAAACATGTCTGAAAATGGTGAAAATATTCCAGAAGCTGGACCCTGCTGGGTGCTGTTCTTGGATCCCACTTTATGTTGTATTATGGTATGTATCTTGCTCTACACTACCTATCCTCTTCTGAAGGAATCTGCTCTTATTCTGTTACAGACAGTCCCAAAACAAATAGATATGCAGTTAATAAATGAGAAGCTGCGCAACTTGGAAGGTGTCCTTGCTGTACATGAGCTGCATGTCTGGCAGTTAGCTGGTAGTAGAATTATTGCAACGGCCCACATTAAATGCCGTGACCCAACTGCTTACATGGATGTAGCGAAACGCATTAAAGACTTTTTCCATGATGAAGGAATTCATGCCACAACCATCCAACCAGAATTTGCTTCAGTAAACTCTGAATCACGTATTTCCCTTTGTGAACTGCCATGCAAGACTCAGTGTGCCTTAAAGCAGTGCTGCGGCAATGGAGAGAAGTCCTCTAGCGATTCAAAGTTGGAAACCCCATCAACTCATTCTCTTGAGGTCATCAAGGAATCTCCTGAATACCCCAATGTGAGGACTGAAAGAAATGAGACTGGCAACAATGCAgtaaaaaacaaagacacacaatatgAATCAGCTGTGTAA
- the slc30a1a gene encoding zinc transporter 1a isoform X1 produces MDCEPNRARLMCMLWLTFGFFVVEVVVSRLTSSLAMLSDSFHMLSDVIALVVALIAVRFAAKTQSTAKNTFGWIRAEVMGALVNAVFLTALCFTIVLEAIERFSEPREIQNAVVVIGVGAAGLLVNLLGLCMFHGSGGGGTAHGHSHSHSHVPGSESGHWLRRKRRNEAEKLSGNGTSVHDQEEINILVSGSALNGVNPDKHDVFGTCRSGDPRIVNDLLRENSMEGLQLNGISVLDDHRDEFSDVDESASQLNMRGVFLHVLGDALGSVIVVVNALIFYFVWNPCPENGPCINLCLHDHCVDREHLNGTQSNMSENGENIPEAGPCWVLFLDPTLCCIMVCILLYTTYPLLKESALILLQTVPKQIDMQLINEKLRNLEGVLAVHELHVWQLAGSRIIATAHIKCRDPTAYMDVAKRIKDFFHDEGIHATTIQPEFASVNSESRISLCELPCKTQCALKQCCGNGEKSSSDSKLETPSTHSLEVIKESPEYPNVRTERNETGNNAVKNKDTQYESAV; encoded by the exons ATGGACTGCGAGCCGAACCGGGCGCGCCTGATGTGCATGTTGTGGCTGACATTCGGCTTCTTCGTGGTGGAGGTCGTGGTGAGCCGGCTGACCAGCTCGTTGGCTATGCTTTCCGACTCCTTCCACATGCTGTCGGATGTCATCGCCCTGGTGGTGGCCCTCATCGCCGTGCGCTTCGCCGCCAAGACTCAGTCAACGGCCAAAAACACGTTCGGGTGGATCCGCGCCGAGGTGATGGGCGCGCTGGTCAACGCCGTCTTCCTCACCGCGCTCTGCTTCACCATCGTTCTGGAGGCCATCGAGCGCTTCAGCGAGCCCAGGGAGATCCAGAACGCGGTGGTGGTGATCGGGGTCGGAGCCGCCGGGCTCCTGGTCAACCTCCTGGGGCTTTGCATGTTCCACGGTAGCGGCGGTGGAGGAACAGCCCATGGCCATTCGCACTCTCACTCGCACGTCCCCGGCTCGGAGAGCGGTCACTGGCTCCGCAGGAAGAGGAGGAACGAGGCGGAGAAACTGTCTGGTAATGGGACAAGCGTGCACGACCAGGAGGAGATCAATATCCTGGTCAGCGGCAGCGCCCTTAACGGCGTCAACCCGGACAAGCACGACGTGTTCGGTACGTGCAGAAGCGGTGACCCTCGAATTGTTAACG ATCTACTGAGGGAGAATAGTATGGAGGGCCTGCAACTGAATGGAATTTCAGTTCTTGACGACCATCGTGATGAATTTAGTGACGTAGACGAGTCTGCATCACAACTGAACATGCGTGGTGTCTTTCTCCATGTGTTAGGAGATGCCCTGGGCTCTGTCATAGTGGTAGTAAATGCGCTGATATTTTACTTTGTTTGGAACCCATGTCCTGAAAATGGCCCATGCATCAATCTATGTCTACATGATCATTGTGTTGATCGAGAACATCTAAATGGCACACAGTCAAACATGTCTGAAAATGGTGAAAATATTCCAGAAGCTGGACCCTGCTGGGTGCTGTTCTTGGATCCCACTTTATGTTGTATTATGGTATGTATCTTGCTCTACACTACCTATCCTCTTCTGAAGGAATCTGCTCTTATTCTGTTACAGACAGTCCCAAAACAAATAGATATGCAGTTAATAAATGAGAAGCTGCGCAACTTGGAAGGTGTCCTTGCTGTACATGAGCTGCATGTCTGGCAGTTAGCTGGTAGTAGAATTATTGCAACGGCCCACATTAAATGCCGTGACCCAACTGCTTACATGGATGTAGCGAAACGCATTAAAGACTTTTTCCATGATGAAGGAATTCATGCCACAACCATCCAACCAGAATTTGCTTCAGTAAACTCTGAATCACGTATTTCCCTTTGTGAACTGCCATGCAAGACTCAGTGTGCCTTAAAGCAGTGCTGCGGCAATGGAGAGAAGTCCTCTAGCGATTCAAAGTTGGAAACCCCATCAACTCATTCTCTTGAGGTCATCAAGGAATCTCCTGAATACCCCAATGTGAGGACTGAAAGAAATGAGACTGGCAACAATGCAgtaaaaaacaaagacacacaatatgAATCAGCTGTGTAA